In the Neofelis nebulosa isolate mNeoNeb1 chromosome 11, mNeoNeb1.pri, whole genome shotgun sequence genome, one interval contains:
- the CHMP1B gene encoding charged multivesicular body protein 1b, producing the protein MSNMEKHLFNLKFAAKELSRSAKKCDKEEKAEKAKIKKAIQKGNMEVARIHAENAIRQKNQAVNFLRMSARVDAVAARVQTAVTMGKVTKSMAGVVKSMDATLKTMNLEKISALMDKFEHQFETLDVQTQQMEDTMSSTTTLTTPQNQVDMLLQEMADEAGLDLNMELPQGQTGSVGTSVASAEQDELSQRLARLRDQV; encoded by the coding sequence ATGTCCAACATGGAGAAACACCTGTTCAACCTAAAGTTCGCCGCCAAAGAACTCAGCAGGAGTGCCAAAAAATGCGACAAGGAGGAAAAGGCCGAAAAGGCCAAGATTAAAAAGGCCATTCAGAAGGGCAACATGGAAGTGGCGAGGATACACGCCGAAAATGCCATTCGCCAGAAGAACCAAGCGGTGAATTTCTTGAGAATGAGTGCGCGGGTCGATGCGGTGGCTGCCAGAGTCCAGACGGCGGTGACGATGGGCAAGGTGACCAAGTCGATGGCCGGTGTGGTTAAGTCGATGGATGCGACGTTGAAGACTATGAATCTGGAGAAGATCTCTGCTTTGATGGACAAATTTGAGCACCAGTTTGAGACGCTGGACGTCCAGACGCAGCAAATGGAAGACACGATGAGCAGCACGACTACGCTGACCACTCCCCAGAACCAAGTGGATATGCTGCTCCAGGAAATGGCAGACGAGGCCGGCCTAGACCTCAACATGGAGCTGCCGCAGGGGCAGACCGGCTCTGTGGGCACGAGCGTGGCCTCTGCCGAGCAGGATGAACTGTCCCAGAGACTGGCCCGCCTGCGGGATCAGGTGTGA